The genomic segment CCGAGACCACCATCTCTACGTGGCCCAACTGGCCGCCGCAGTGCTCGGCGAGGAGCCAGCAGGCAAGGTCGGAGGGGACGGAATCGAAGCCGCAGGAGTGCATGATCTTCGCCCCGCTTGCGGCCGCTACGTCATCGAGCTCGCACACGCTGTCCTGTACAAACTCGGCTTCGCCGGAGAGGTCTAGATAGTGGGTGCCGGCCTCCGCACAGGCGCGCACCAACTCCCAGCCATAGCGGGCGTAAGGGCCGACGGTCGTGATCACCACCCGCGCACTGCGGGCAAGTTCGGCCATGGATGCCGGGTCGCTGGCATCGGCGATACGCAGCGGCACCGAGCACTCGCCGTACAATGCGGCCAGCTTCGGCGCGGAGCGGCCGGCGAAACAGAGACGCCGATGAGAGGCGTGCTCGAGAAGATACTGGGCGACGAGTTTTCCTACAAAACTAGTGGCGCCAAAGAGAAGGATATCGCATTCTCGGGGCGGATTAGTGCTGCTCATAGTGTTTTTAGCTTATCAGCAGGGGTCGATAAAAAGGCGGAGAAATCGCCATTGGCTGATAGGATGGACACCCATGAGCCGACACCGGCACCGCCGTACAACCTTGACCCGACGCTCGCCGCTGGCGCTGTCCACGGCCGCGTCGGCGCTGTTGATTGGTGTCATCGCCCTCGTGGGCGGGTGGATGCGGCGCTGGATCAGCGATGATGGACTGATCGTTTTGCGCACCGTGCGCAATCTGCAGGCCGGGCACGGCCCGGTGTTCAATATCGGCGAACGAGTAGAAGCTAATACCTCCACGCTGTGGCAATACCTTATATATGCCGGCGCGCAACTTAGCCATGCCCGTCTCGAAATGGTGGCGCTGGTTCTAGCTCTAGGGCTGAGCGTGTGCGCTGGAGTGATCGGGGTGCTGGCCTCGGCGCGTTTTTATCGCGATCCCAACGTGATCCTGCTGCCAGTGGGCATGCTGGTGTATTTCGCGCTGCCACCGGCGCGCGATTTTTCCACCTCGGGGCTGGAGTGGGGGCTATCCATTTGCTATCTCGCGGTGCTGTGGTGGGCGGTGCTGCGCTGGGCCTTCGGCGAGCGTTCCGCTCCGCTCGTCGGTTTCATTGCCGGCGTGAGTTGGCTGGTGCGCCCCGAGTTGGCCCTGTACGGCGGGCTCGTGGGCCTAGTGTTGCTCGTGGCCTCGCGCGGCTGGCGAACCCGAGCCTGGGTGCTGGCCGCGGCGTTGCCGGTGCCGCTAGGCTACGAGATCTTCCGCATGGGCTACTACGGGGTGCTCGTGCCGCAGACCGCAGTGGCAAAATCCGCCAGTGGTGCCGAATGGGCCTCGGGGCTGAATTATCTGCGCGACTTCAGCCACCCCTATGTGCTGCCGGTGGCTCTGGCGGTGGTGGTGCTCATGGCCGGCACAGCCGCGGTGGGGGCCACCGCCCAGCGCCGGCCGCTGGTGGTTACTGCAGTCTTTATCGGCTGCGCGTTGCTTCATGTGCTTTATGTCCTGCGCGTGGGTGGCGACTTCATGCATGGCCGGATGCTGCTGCTTCCGCTCTTCGCCTTGCTATTGCCGGCGGCAGTGCTGCCATTGCGCCTTGAGCGCAGCCGCATCGCACTGGCGCTGGCGGTGCAGACGCTGCTGGTTGTGGGCTGGTCCGGCACCATTGCCTATCGCGGCCACCCCTGGGTGATTCCCGATAACAATACCCAGCTGGGCATCGTGGATGAGCGCGGCTTTTATTACAAGACCACCGGCCGCGACCCCAAAACCGAGCCGCTGCTAGTGGCGGAGAACTTTCTCACCTTTCCTAATATGGATGGCTTTGCCGAGGCGCTCCAGCTCTCCGAGCATGGGCAGGCGGCTGTGATTGGCTTCGCCATCGATCCGGACACAGATGAGCGCTACTGGGTGGCCTATCCCCGCACGGTGGGGCAGGGGGACTTCGATCGCTTCGCCCCAACCGTGAACTATGTGAACCTCGGCATGACCAGTATGAATTCCCCCTTGAGCGTGCGGGTGCTTGAGCCGGTGGGCCTCGCCACCCCTGTAGCGGCTCGCTCGCCGCGATTGGCAGGCGAGCGCATTGGCCACGATAAGTTGCTCGCACTGCCTTGGATCCTGGCGGAGTCCTCGGTGGACATTAAGCGGCTGCCACCGGAGGTGGATCGCGAGTCCGTGGAGGCTGCTCGGCACGCGCTGCGCACCCCTGAGTTCCAGGAGCTGGCAGCGAGCTATCGCGAGCCGATGAGCGTGCACCGATTCCTCGCCAATATCCGCTATTCCCTCAGCGGGGGGCGTACGTTTACGGTGGATGCGGATCCTTCTAAGTACAGCAATAAGCCCCTCAGCGATCAGCCCATCACGTGGGATCGGCCGCGCTCCTAGGGGATTGATGCGGCGGCAGGTGGGCGTCGATAAGTGCAGGCGTAGGTATTGATGCCCCTCACATTTTGTGCCCCGCCACGGGTGTGCGGCGGCGGAGGGCTGCGGTGGCGGCTATCGTTGATGCAGATAAACGTGCCCGAAGAATCGGAAGGCCTAAGAACTTTTTATGAGTGCTGAAACCAAGTCCCTCGCAGTGGAACAGCTGCAACGTGTGCTGCTGCCCAAGCGCGGCGAGCCGCGCGATGTGCGGATGCTCTACCTGATCGAATCGGAGCAAAACCCCGCCCGCGCCCGCTGGGACAGCCGCACCGCCGTGACGATCCCCGAGGGCTGCGAGGTCTCCTTCCAGACCTACTTCAATGCCTTCCCCGCCAGCTATTGGCGGCGCTGGTCGCAGCTGGATTCCGTGGTACTGCGCCTGGAGATGGATGGCGATGCCCGCATCGATGTCTACCGTTCGAAGATCGATGGTGCCCGTATCGCTGTCGATGGCGGGCTCAGCGAGGGCGGCGTGATCGAGCTTGAATGCTCCCTCGCCCCCTTCGAGGACGGCGGCTGGCTGTGGTTCGACGTCACCAGCGACAGCGAGGTGACCATCACCAAGGCTGGCTGGTACGCTCCCTGCGCCCCGCAGCCGCAGGTCATGCCCGATGGCAGCACCGTGGGCCCCTTCGAGCCGCGCGTGACCGTGGGCATTCCCACCTTCAACCGCCCCGCCGATGCGGTGGCTGCCCTCGAGGCGCTGGCCAGCGATCCGGACGTGGATGCGGTGATCGACACCGTCATCATGCCCGATCAGGGCTCTCAGCACCCGGCGGATGAACCCGGCTATGCCGATGCCGTGGCCGCCTTTGGTGATCGCTTCTTTGAGTTCCGCCAGGGCAATCTTGGCGGCTCCGGCGGGTACTCCCGCATCATGTACGAAGCCCTGGGCGGGGCCGATGGCACTGGTGCCGCCGGCGAGAAGAAATCGCCCTACATCGTCTACATGGATGATGACATTGCGATTGAGCCCGACTCGGTGCTGCGCGCATTGCAGGTGGCGCGCTACGCCACCTCCCCGATTCTGGTGGGCGGGCAGATGCTCAACCTGCAGGAGCGCTCCCATCTGCACTCCATGGGCGAGGTGATCGACCGTTCCATTTTCATGTGGACCTCCGCTCCCTTCGTGCACTATGACCACGATTTCGCGAAAAACCCGCTGAGCGATCGCGGTAGCTTCGGCGATAAGCCCGGCACCCCGAACTCCTGTGACCTGCACCGTCGCATCGACGTGGACTACAACGGCTGGTGGATGTGCATGATCCCGCGGGTGGTAGCCGAGGAGATCGGCCAGCCGTTGCCGCTGTTCATCAAGTGGGACGACGCCGAGTTCGGCCTGCGTGCCGGCAATCACGGCTATCCCACCGCCACCTGGCCAGGCGTGGCCATCTGGCACATGGCCTGGTCCGATAAGGACGATGCCATCGATTGGCAGGCTTATTTCCACCTGCGCAACCGGCTGATTGTGGCTGCCCTCAACCACGAGGGGTCCGTGGACGGCATCATCAAGTCCATGCGCAAGGCCACCCTTAAGCACCTCATGTGCTTGGAGTATTCCACCGTGGCCATCCAGAACGAGGCCATGAAGGACTTCTTGGCCGGCCCAGAGCGGCTCTTCGATATCCTCGAGTCCTCGCTGCCGCGCATTCAGAAGATCCGCAAGGACTACCCAGACGCGGTGGTACTACCCACCGCCGCTGAGCTACCCAAGGCCACCGGCATTCCTGGGGTTCCCACTCGCGACATCGGTGGCCGTCTCGCCCCGTTGAAGAAGGCGGTGTGGCTGGCCAAGGGCATCAAGCACTCGCTGTCGAAGGAGGACGACACCCACCACGAGGTGCCGCAGGCTAATCTCTCGCCGATTGAGGCCCGTTGGTTCTCCCTCTCGCGGGTGGATGGAGCCACCGTGACCACCGCCGATGGCAGGGGAGTGGTCTACCGCAAGCGCGACCGTGCCAAGGCTAAGGCCCTGCTCGATGAATCCCGCAGCCTGCAGAAGGAAGTGGCCGAGCGCTTCGATGAACTGCGTAGCCTCTACCGGGAGCACCACGAGGTGCTCACCTCTCGCGAGGCATGGGGGCAGATCTTCGATGAGTAAGGTCGAAGCAGACATTCTGGTGGCTATCCAGAAGCGGCTTTTCGACGCTCCCCTGGTGCTTCCCCTCGCCCGTGGCATGTCCCTTTTCGGCGAGCATGCCGCCGGTTGGATGGGCTCGGGGCTAGTCCTGGCCGCCGTGGATCAACGCCGCCGCGGCCGGTGGCTGGGGCTGAGTACCGCCGCTTTCTGCTCCCATGCTGCCAGTGTGATTATTAAGCGCATTGTGCGCCGCCGCCGGCCGCATGATGATCGGATCCGAATTGGCGTGGGCACCCCCTCGCGCTTAAGCTTCCCCTCGTCGCATTCGACCTCCACCACCGCCGCGCTGGCCTATGCCGCCCACGTCACGGGCTCGCCCGCGCCGCTGGTCGGGGTGCCGCTCATGATGGCCTCGCGACTCGTCCTAGGGGTGCACTATCCCACGGACGTGGCCGCTGGTGCCGCCTTGGGGTGGCTCAGTGCGGAGCTGGTGGAGACGCTGCTAGAGGACAAGCTGAAGGAGATAGTATGACGAGCGCCGAGGCCCACGAAGCTGGTCCCGCAGACCAGGACACCGGCCTAATCGGCTCAGAACCACACACCCGCGGCTTGGACGTGGGCTCCCAGCACCAGCCGCCCCGCAATCTGCTGGACGGCATGATCAAGGCGCTGCGCCCAAAGCAGTGGGTGAAAAACGTGCTCGTGGTGGCCGCCCCCTTGGCCGCCGGAGTGGAGGCCTTCAATGCGACCACCTTGTGCGATATCGTGATCGCTTTCGCCGTGTTCTGCATGGCTGCCTCCTCGATTTACTTGGTGAATGACGCCCGCGATGTGGAGGCCGACCGCGAGCACCCCGTCAAGCGTTTCCGCCCGATCGCCGCCGGCGTCCTGCCGGTGGGCGTGGCCTATGGCATGGCGCTGGCGCTCATTCTCGGCGCGGTGGGGGTCTCGCTGCTGGCGACCTCGGGCGCAAACCTCGCCGTGGTGGTGGCCGTCTACATTGTGCTGCAGCTGGGCTACTGCTTCGGTTGGAAGCACCAGCCGGTCATCGATATCGCGCTGGTGTCCTCTGGGTTCATGCTGCGTGCTATGGCCGGCGGTGTGGCCGCCAATATCGCCTTGTCCCAGTGGTTCTTGCTGGTGGCGGCCTTCGGCTCGCTCTTCATGGCCGGCGGTAAGCGCTATGCCGAGTACCTGCTGGCCCAAGAGACCGGGGCGAAGATTCGCAAGTCGCTGCAGGGCTACACCCCCACCTATCTACGTTTCGTGTGGCAGATGGCGGCCACGGCTGTGATTATCTGCTACGCCCTCTGGGGATTCCAGATGGCGCAGGCCTCTGATGGTGATGGTTCGGTGTGGTATCAGATCTCGATGGTGCCGTTCACAGTTGCCATCATGCGCTATGCCTCCGATATTGACCGCGGTGAGGGCGGCGCCCCTGATGAGGTGGCGTTGCGGGACCGGCCGCTGCAAACCCTGGCCGTGCTGTGGATCCTGTGCATTGTTTTGGCTGTCTACTTAGCCCCTGGAACCCTCTAAGGCGTGGGATTCCGCATACTCTTTTCACTTAAGAGGAGCTGAGTTGAATCTCAGCTTTCGGGCAGGATATGCGCAGTATCTGCGCTTTTAACTTACGGTTCCCTCGGCTTCCGGCGGCACTTTTCTTGTGGACGACCTGCTTTTCTATGGTGTAGCGTCTAGCTGTGTAACAAATGTGTCACGGTAATCGATTCATTCTGTGGACGCGCTACCCCTATGCCCATCGTGCTGTGGGGACGTAGGACGCCTAGCTGCCAGATGACGGGCTGGGTGCACGACTGACAGTGAGTTAAGACTTTTCTAGGAGAACCATGAATATTGCAGCCTCGCTGCGACGCAGTGGACGCACCATCGTCGCTGTGTTGTTGGCCCTCTGCACTGCGCTTGGTGTCATGGTGGCAACCAGCTCGAACGCCCAGGCCGGCAACCGTGACTGGTTGCGCCCCGACAGTACCGGGCACTGCGTATGGGATGGCGCCAAGCACTGGATTCAGCGGTGCGATGTCTACTCCTCGGCCATGGGCCGAAACGTTCCAGTGCAGATTCAGCCCGCGGGCCGTGGCGGCAACGCTGGCCTGTACATGCTTGATGGCATGCGTGCCCTTGATACGGACAATGCGTGGGTCTTCGAGACCGGCGCGCCGAAGCTCTTTCTTAATGACAACATCACTCTCGTGATGCCGGTGGGTGGCGCAGGCTCCTTCTATACCGACTGGCACGGCGATGCCACCATTGATCCCACCAAGTACGTGAACTACAAGTGGGACACCTTCCTCTCTCAGGAGCTGCCCAACTACTTGGCTGCTCACTTTGGTGTGGCTCGGAACAACAACGCCGTGATTGGCCTGTCCATGGGGGGCACTGCCGCCATGAACCTGGCTGCTAATCACCCCGATCGCTTCCGTCAGGTGGCATCGTTCTCCGGCTACCTGACTCAGACCATGCCGGGCATGGACATTCTGCTGGGTCTGGCCCTGCTGGATGTGGGCGGCTACAACATCATGAACATGTACTCCTCCTTGGTGGACCCCCGCCGCATGGCCGAGGACCCCTTCCTCAACATGGATAGGCTCCGCGCGAACGGCACCAATGTCTACATTTCGGCCGCCACCGGTATTCCGGATATTCGCCGCGGCTTGCCGCCGAATGTGATTGCCGCCGGCGGTTTGCTGGAGGCCAGTGCGCTGGCATCCACCCGCATGTGGGAGGCCAAGGCTCGTGCCTCTGGTTTGAACTTCACCACAAATTTCCCGCTCATTGGTATTCACGATTGGGCCCAGTGGAACTTCCAGCTGCACCAGTCTGAGGGCTGGATCTTGGACGGCATGCGCGCCCGCTAGCCCGCATCCGCACCGTGACACCACCCGCCTTCTGTGTTCGAGAGAGGCTCGGCCGCAGGAGGCGGGTTTTTTATGCCTAGCGTGCACTTTTTCCGCAGCGGTGGCGTGTCGCTGAACTTAAAGTCTAAAGTTATACTTAAACTAACTTCTCAATGCGCACCGAGCGTGCGCCGGAAGAGGGGAACTTCCGGCTCCGCCAGGTGGAGAGATCTGGGCCGATCGACACTGCCGCCCGTTTCTCGCATACACTAAGTCCACATTGCGTGCTCGCACCGTCTATCGCGGGCTGTCCACCATTAGCACTAGGTTTCACCACGCCGCTTAAAGGAAAGCACATGTTCAACTCGACTTCTGCTCCTCGCACTGGCACGTCGCGACGTTCCCTCAAGATTGCGCTCGCAGCCATCCCTACTTCGATTGCTCTTGCCGTCACCGTGCTGCCTGCCCCGCAGGCTCAGGCGCAGACGCCCGGCTCGAGCCTGAGCTCCTCCGGTTTTACCGATTCCTTGCGTCCCGAGGGCACTCCGCCGCGCACTCCGGTGCGCACCGAGTTCCCCGAGATCAACGGCCTGCCCGAGGGCGTGAGCGTGGACAAGGTGGAGTACCTGAGCGATCGTCACATCAAGATGTACATCAACTCCGCCGCAATGCCCGGCAAGCCGATCCCGGTGCAGGTACTGCTGGCTCGCGATTGGTATGCCAACCCGGATGCCACCTTTCCCTCCTTGTGGGCGCTCGACGGCATGCGCGCTCGCGATGATGAGTCCGGCTGGACCATCGAAACCGACATCGAGCAGTTCTACGCCGACAAGAACGTGAATGTGGTGATGCCGGTGGGCGGCGAGTCCTCCTTCTACTCGGACTGGCAGCAGCCGGACAACGGCAAGCACTACATGTGGGAAACCTTCCTCACCCAAGAGATGGCCGCAGTGCTCAAGGAGGGTTTCCGCACCAATGACCAGCGTGCCGTGGTGGGCCTGTCCATGGGCGGCACCGCCGCGTTCAACCTGGCACAGCACCGCCCGGACCTCTTCCGCTTCGCCGGTTCTTTCTCGGGCTACCTCGACACCACCACCATCGGTATGCCGGAGGCCATTACCGCCGCACTCGTGGATGCCGGCGGCTATAACGCCACCAAGATGTGGGGCCCTTTCTATAGCCAGGATTGGATCGACCACGATCCTAAGCTGGGTATCGAGGCCATGAAGGACATGAAGGTCTACGTCTCCGCTGGTTCGGGTCGGGCCACCACCGCCGCCGATCAGCAGAACTACGCCGGCCAGGGGCTGGAGGTCCTCTCCCGCCTGAGCTCTCAGACCTTCGTGAACAAGGCCAAGCAGGCCAATGTGGATGTGATCACCAAGTTCCGTGACTCCGGTGTGCACGCTTGGCCCTACTGGCAGTTCGAGATGAAAAACGCGTGGCCGCAGATTGCGGACGCTCTCGGCATGTCCAAGGACGATCGTGGCATTGAGTGCATCACCCAAGGTGCGATCGGCGAAGTGACCAAGTCGGGTCGCTGGGGCGATTGCGTGACCAACGAATACCCTGTGGCCGGCGGCGTGGCCCAGGACTTCCGTGACGGCCGTGCCTACTGGTCCGAGAAGACTGGTGCATGGGTGCTTAATGGCCGCATCAGCGCTCGCTATTCCGAGATCGGTGGCCCGAGCTCCTGGCTCGGCTTCCCGAAGACCCACGAGCTCCCCACCCCTGACAAGGTGGGCCGCTTCAACCACTTTGAGAATGGCTCCATCTACTGGACGCCGAAGACCGGCGCCGTGGCCGTGCCCGCCGATATTGTGCGCGAGTGGGGCAAGGGCGGCTACGAGACCGGCCGTCTGGGCTACCCGGTGGCAGAGCCTGTGGCCGTGGGCGATGGCCTGATGCAGCAGTTCGAGGGTGGCGTCATCGCCCGTACCCCGGACAATCGCACCGTCACCGTGATCGGTGCGATCGCCCAGAAGCTCAAGGATGCCGGACTGGGCGATGCCGGTATCGGCACCCCCACCGCCCCGGAGCGTCTCATTCCCGGTGGCGCCCTGCAGGAGTTCACCGGTGGCGTGATCTACTGGAGCCCCAAGACCGGCGCGCACATTATCAAGAACGGCCCCATTCGGGATCACTGGTCCCAGCAGAATTGGGAGACCGGCCCGCTCGGGTGGCCTACCGGTGACACCGAGGACATTCCGGCCGGTGGCCAGCGCCAGACCTTCGAGGGCGGCACCCTCGAGGCTGTCAACGGCACCGTGGTGAAGAAGTAAGCGACGAGGGAAAGGGCGACTACACCATGCTGAAACGTGCGGTTGTATGCCTCGCGGCACTGAGCGTGCTCGCCGGATGTGGCTCCTCCACCTCCGAGGCGCCGGATGACACCAAGGTGGAGTCCTTGCATCGCGAGCAGTCCACGGACGATAAGGACGCGGGCAAGGATAAGGATAGGAGCAAGGACGGAAAGTCGAGCGAGCCGAGCTCTCCCAGCGAGGAGGCTCCCGCTGACCAGAGTGCCCGCGAAATCGAGTCCATCCCCGGCGCCGAGCCGGGCGATCCCAAGGAGGTTGAGTTCTTCGAGGAGCTCAAGGGCATCGATGTTGAGGGGGTCGAGGATCAACTGGTGGCTACCGCCCAAGAGGTGTGCTCTGATGGTCGCGACTCGGTGCTGCTCAATGCTGTGGCCGGGCAGTTGGACCAGCAGGATCGTAGCGACCTCAACGTGGAGCAGCTGGCGGATCGCATTGCGGAAGCCGCTGAGAAGGCGTACTGCTAGAGCCCATGAAGAAGCTCCTCACAATCCTCGCCGTCGTCGTTGTGCTCGGCGTCATCTTGGTGGGCGTTGGCAATTGGCTCAGCGGCGACCACCAGGAGCCAGGGCAGCAGTCGCCTACCGCTGACTCCGCGAAGCCCGCCGATCCCGATGGCTGCCCCAGTGTGGAGTTCATCTCCGCCCCCGGCACGTGGGAATCGCGTGCGGACGATGATCCCGCGCATCCCAGCGCCAATGACATGTCCTTCATGCTCAACATCTCCAGGCCTCTCGATGAGGCTTACGAGGATTCGGATGTGAAGGTGTGGACCTTGCCCTACACGGCACAGTTCCGCAACATTAACGCGCTCACTGAGATGAGCTATGACGACTCTCGGACAGAGGGGATCGACCGGCTCAATGCCGAGCTCGTGGCCACCCATGAGAAGTGCCCGAACACGGAGTTCATCCTGGCTGGCTTTTCCCAGGGGGCGGTGATCGTGGGCGATATCGTCTCCGATATCGGCAATGGCCGCGGAGTGATCCCGGCTGATCGCATCAAGGGCGCGGCGCTCATTGCCGATGGGCGTCGGGAGCCTGGGGTGGGTGTGGTGCCCGGCACTCAGGTTGGTGGTGTGGGCGCGGAGATCGCCCTGCACCCGCTCAACGCTGTGGTGCAACCGGTGGTGCCAGGCGCCACGATGCGCGGTAGTCGTGCCGGCGGTTTCGGGGTGCTCAATGATCGCGTGATGGACGTGTGTGCCCCTGATGATCCGGTGTGCGATGCTCCGCGCGATGTGCGCAATGCGCTCGAGCGAGCTCGGGCGATGATCGAGGTCAATGGGGTGCATGCGTGGTACGCACAAAACGAATACGTGGTGCCCGGGACCACCGCCGATCAGTGGGCGGTGCAGTGGGCTAAGGATCTTATCGGCCACTGATAGCGCGCAGCTCCGCACAGCGGCGGCAGGGCAGGAACACGCCGAGCCGCCGCTTTTTGAATTTTTGCAACAAAAAGTAATAGTGTGGAAGCGGTAATCGACAATAACCACAGGAGCATCACGCGTTTATCGCGCGTGCATCATCGACAGGGGTAAGGCCAATGGATCTCAACGCCGTCTTGGGCAAGTTTTTTGATAATGAGGGCAATATCGTGTTGCCTCCCATGCTGAGTCTCGCGGGACTGGCTGAGATGTCCTACCAAGCGGGGGCCGCCCAAGGTGATGGCGATCGCGTGTGCCTGAGCTATTGGGACTTTAGCTCCAGCCGCGAGGGCGAGCTGATCACCTACACTCGGGCCCAGATCAACACCCGCATTAAGGCGGTGGCAGCGAGGCTGCAGCAGGTCGGTGGCCTAGGGGATCGCGTGGCCATCATGGCCAATAACAGTCCCGAGTACATTTTCGGCTTCCTCGGGGCGCTGTATGCGGGCACGGTGCCCGTGCCGCTCTACGATCCCACCGAGCCTGGCCACGCGGAGCATCTGCGGGCGGTGTTTGCCGACTGCGCACCGAGTATCGTGCTCACCAACAAGCGCACTGCGGCCGCTGTGCGCGGCTTCTTCGCGGAGCTACCCGGCGCCGAGCGTCCGCGCGTACTCACCGTGGATGCCCTGCCGGATTCCACGGCGGAGAAGTTCACTAATCCGATGGCCGATCCTCAGGCCATGGCCTCTCGGGCGGTGCTGCCGCTGGATATGCCGGCCTTCCTGCAGTACACCTCCGGCTCCACCCGCACACCTGCGGGCGTGGTGTTGAGCAACCGCTCGATCATCACCAACGTGCTGCAGATCTTCCGCGCTGTGGACATCAAGTTCCCGCTGCGCCTGTCCACCTGGTTGCCGCTGCACCATGACATGGGAATCATTTTGGCGATCTTCGTCACCATTCTGGGCCTGCCCCAGGAGCTGATGTCGCCCCGTGATTTTGTGCAGCAGCCTTCCCGCTGGATCAATCAGCTCAACCGCCGCGAGGGAGACCAGCACATCTATACCGTGGCCCCCAACTTCGCCCTTGAGCTGGCGGCCCGATACACCGATCAGGCGCAGGAGCTGGATCTCTCCGCCGTGGAGGGGCTGATCTGTGGCTCCGAGCCGGTCACTGAGGCCGCAGTGGAGTCCTTCCTCGCCGCTTTCGAGCCGCGCGGCTTCCGTCGCACCGCGCTGCGCCCCTCCTATGGTCTGGCCGAGGCTTCGCTCATGGTGTCTACCCCGCAGAGCGAGAACCGTCCGGTGATCAGTCATTTCGACCGCGCAGCATTGGCTGAGGGGCGTGCCGAGATTGCCGAGAAGTCGGATGCCACGGTGGCCTTTGCCTCCAATGGTGCGGCAGTACCTACTCAGCTGTGCACGATCGTTGATCCCGAGACCCGCACCGAGCTGCCCGATGGGGTAGTGGGCGAGATCTGGGCGCATGGTGACAACATGGCGCAGGGCTATCTGGATCGTCCCGAGGAGACAGTGGCTACCTTCCGCAATAGGTTGGCTGGGAAGATGGATAACTCCCGAGTACCCACCGCCCCGGAGGACGGCTATTGGATGGCCACGGGGGATCTGGGTGTGATGTTTGACGGCGAACTCTACATCACCGGTCGTTTGAAGGACCTCATCGTGATCGCCGGCCGCAACCACTATCCGCAGGACATTGAGTACACGGTGGCGTCGGCAAGCGAGCATGTGCGCCCCAACTGCGTGGCTGCCTTCGCCATCGACGGTGATGATGTGGAGAAGTTGGTGATCCTCGCCGAGCGTGACCTGCAGGCGCAGGCCGACGGCGATGAACAGGCCATTCGTGATATCCGGGCGGCCGTGGTGCAGGCCCACGGGGTGCAGCCGCACGAGGTGCGGATCCTCGCTCCCGAGGGCATCGCTCGTTCCTCCAGTGGAAAGATCGCGCGCAAGGTGAGCCAGCGCGAGTATCTAGCAACTATTTAGTAACATAACGGTAACGGCCGCATTCTGGCGGCTTCTCTCCGCGCCTGTCGCGGCGAACGCTGTTACTGTGGCCCTCCACCGGGATTCAGTGTGTTCCACCGGATCACGGCTGTGAGGGCCGTTTTCTGTCGTAGTTAAGGTGAGTTGTGAACGTGAACCAGGGTCAAGGTCCTATCTCCGTCAACGAGCTGTCGGCGTGGCTGACACGCTGGGTGGCGGAGAACACCGAGCTATCCGTAGACGAGGTGGACGTGGATACGCCCATGCAATCGTTCGGGCTCTCCTCCCGCGACGTGGTGGTGCTTTCTGGGGAACTGGAAAACCTCACCGGGGTGCAGCTTGATGCCACGGTGGCCTATCAGTATCCCACCATCCGGGCGCTGGCAGAGTTCGTCTGCTCCGGTGGCGCCACGTCCCAAGCTGGGGCTACTGCGGGGGGTGCGTCGGCCCATGATGCGCCTC from the Corynebacterium ciconiae DSM 44920 genome contains:
- a CDS encoding phosphatase PAP2 family protein, yielding MSKVEADILVAIQKRLFDAPLVLPLARGMSLFGEHAAGWMGSGLVLAAVDQRRRGRWLGLSTAAFCSHAASVIIKRIVRRRRPHDDRIRIGVGTPSRLSFPSSHSTSTTAALAYAAHVTGSPAPLVGVPLMMASRLVLGVHYPTDVAAGAALGWLSAELVETLLEDKLKEIV
- a CDS encoding glycosyltransferase, translating into MSAETKSLAVEQLQRVLLPKRGEPRDVRMLYLIESEQNPARARWDSRTAVTIPEGCEVSFQTYFNAFPASYWRRWSQLDSVVLRLEMDGDARIDVYRSKIDGARIAVDGGLSEGGVIELECSLAPFEDGGWLWFDVTSDSEVTITKAGWYAPCAPQPQVMPDGSTVGPFEPRVTVGIPTFNRPADAVAALEALASDPDVDAVIDTVIMPDQGSQHPADEPGYADAVAAFGDRFFEFRQGNLGGSGGYSRIMYEALGGADGTGAAGEKKSPYIVYMDDDIAIEPDSVLRALQVARYATSPILVGGQMLNLQERSHLHSMGEVIDRSIFMWTSAPFVHYDHDFAKNPLSDRGSFGDKPGTPNSCDLHRRIDVDYNGWWMCMIPRVVAEEIGQPLPLFIKWDDAEFGLRAGNHGYPTATWPGVAIWHMAWSDKDDAIDWQAYFHLRNRLIVAALNHEGSVDGIIKSMRKATLKHLMCLEYSTVAIQNEAMKDFLAGPERLFDILESSLPRIQKIRKDYPDAVVLPTAAELPKATGIPGVPTRDIGGRLAPLKKAVWLAKGIKHSLSKEDDTHHEVPQANLSPIEARWFSLSRVDGATVTTADGRGVVYRKRDRAKAKALLDESRSLQKEVAERFDELRSLYREHHEVLTSREAWGQIFDE
- a CDS encoding alpha/beta hydrolase; this translates as MNIAASLRRSGRTIVAVLLALCTALGVMVATSSNAQAGNRDWLRPDSTGHCVWDGAKHWIQRCDVYSSAMGRNVPVQIQPAGRGGNAGLYMLDGMRALDTDNAWVFETGAPKLFLNDNITLVMPVGGAGSFYTDWHGDATIDPTKYVNYKWDTFLSQELPNYLAAHFGVARNNNAVIGLSMGGTAAMNLAANHPDRFRQVASFSGYLTQTMPGMDILLGLALLDVGGYNIMNMYSSLVDPRRMAEDPFLNMDRLRANGTNVYISAATGIPDIRRGLPPNVIAAGGLLEASALASTRMWEAKARASGLNFTTNFPLIGIHDWAQWNFQLHQSEGWILDGMRAR
- a CDS encoding decaprenyl-phosphate phosphoribosyltransferase; the encoded protein is MTSAEAHEAGPADQDTGLIGSEPHTRGLDVGSQHQPPRNLLDGMIKALRPKQWVKNVLVVAAPLAAGVEAFNATTLCDIVIAFAVFCMAASSIYLVNDARDVEADREHPVKRFRPIAAGVLPVGVAYGMALALILGAVGVSLLATSGANLAVVVAVYIVLQLGYCFGWKHQPVIDIALVSSGFMLRAMAGGVAANIALSQWFLLVAAFGSLFMAGGKRYAEYLLAQETGAKIRKSLQGYTPTYLRFVWQMAATAVIICYALWGFQMAQASDGDGSVWYQISMVPFTVAIMRYASDIDRGEGGAPDEVALRDRPLQTLAVLWILCIVLAVYLAPGTL
- the zomB gene encoding flagellar motor control protein ZomB, giving the protein MSRHRHRRTTLTRRSPLALSTAASALLIGVIALVGGWMRRWISDDGLIVLRTVRNLQAGHGPVFNIGERVEANTSTLWQYLIYAGAQLSHARLEMVALVLALGLSVCAGVIGVLASARFYRDPNVILLPVGMLVYFALPPARDFSTSGLEWGLSICYLAVLWWAVLRWAFGERSAPLVGFIAGVSWLVRPELALYGGLVGLVLLVASRGWRTRAWVLAAALPVPLGYEIFRMGYYGVLVPQTAVAKSASGAEWASGLNYLRDFSHPYVLPVALAVVVLMAGTAAVGATAQRRPLVVTAVFIGCALLHVLYVLRVGGDFMHGRMLLLPLFALLLPAAVLPLRLERSRIALALAVQTLLVVGWSGTIAYRGHPWVIPDNNTQLGIVDERGFYYKTTGRDPKTEPLLVAENFLTFPNMDGFAEALQLSEHGQAAVIGFAIDPDTDERYWVAYPRTVGQGDFDRFAPTVNYVNLGMTSMNSPLSVRVLEPVGLATPVAARSPRLAGERIGHDKLLALPWILAESSVDIKRLPPEVDRESVEAARHALRTPEFQELAASYREPMSVHRFLANIRYSLSGGRTFTVDADPSKYSNKPLSDQPITWDRPRS